In the Solanum pennellii chromosome 5, SPENNV200 genome, one interval contains:
- the LOC114077191 gene encoding zinc finger BED domain-containing protein RICESLEEPER 2-like yields MAACITNCLLEWGLDNVFTITVDNASSNDVTVKEMSKKLSNWGTNIMDGDHLHVRCMAHILNLIVQYGLKEIGKSVKLVRQAVKYIKQSPARLRKFKECCESKLITCKKSLCLDVLTRWNSTYSMLVIAQHFELVFEIYSFYDIGYLNHLRTFGSDSSENKDGTSVEDGTSVEDEFSIEDGTTANILSSVDWKNVRSMVKFLETFYVLTLKVSGSNYVTSNTHFVEIVELNLILKEMMTNEDRNLKEMAESMNEKFKKYWGEPQKMNKMIFISSVLDPRNKLDYVPFVIVDMFGKEVGEKLCSEVKKYMNKSTIFTHFI; encoded by the coding sequence ATGGCGGCTTGCATTACTAATTGTTTGCTTGAATGGGGTTTGGATAATGTGTTTACTATTACAGTTGATAATGCTAGTTCTAATGATGTTACCGTGAAAGAAATGTCTAAAAAATTGAGCAATTGGGGAACTAACATTATGGATGGTGACCATCTTCATGTGAGGTGTATGGCACATATCCTTAATCTTATTGTGCAATATGGGTTGAAGGAAATTGGAAAGTCTGTCAAGCTAGTGAGACAAGCCGTGAAATACATTAAACAATCTCCCGCAAGACTTAGAAAGTTTAAAGAATGTTGTGAATCTAAATTGATAACTTGTAAGAAATCATTATGTTTAGATGTCCTTACTAGGTGGAACTCTACATATTCGATGCTTGTTATAGCACAACATTTTGAGCttgtatttgaaatatatagttTTTATGATATTGGATACTTGAATCATCTTCGTACCTTTGGTTCTGATTCTTCTGAAAACAAAGATGGAACTAGTGTTGAAGATGGAACAAGTGTTGAAGATGAATTTAGTATTGAAGATGGAACTACTGCAAATATTCTTTCAAGTGTTGACTGGAAAAATGTGAGGTCAATGGTGAAATTTCTTGAAACTTtttatgtacttactttgaAGGTTTCTGGTTCTAATTATGTCACTAGCAATACACactttgttgaaattgttgaacttaatcttattttgaaAGAGATGATGACAAACGAAGATCGTAATTTGAAAGAAATGGCAGAAAGTATGAATGAGAAGTTCAAAAAGTATTGGGGTGAACCACAAAAAATGAACAAGATGATCTTTATTTCATCTGTGTTGGATCCCCGTAACAAGCTTGATTATGTTCCATTTGTAATTGTTGATATGTTTGGAAAAGAAGTTGGGGAAAAGCTATGTTCAGAAGTGAAAAAATACATGAACAAAAGTACCATCTTCACCCACTTCATCTGA